In Solea senegalensis isolate Sse05_10M unplaced genomic scaffold, IFAPA_SoseM_1 scf7180000014119, whole genome shotgun sequence, the sequence AATTGGCTACTCCAAGTCTTTCATACCCTCAGCTATCAGGCAACTAAACTTGAATCGGAGATCAGATTTTTACAAATGATctcattgtttgtcttttctgagctcctgcaccaaagtccatagagataatctgtgtttttaaagcactgctgcctcatttagaAAGTGTTGTTTCCTCCGGTAAGAACAAAGGATTTcgaacacagaagtcacaaagtaGCACATCCATAACAGTTTGAAGTCAGTTATGGAGGCAGCGGTGTGTCAAGGACTCATTTTCTCCATGTACTTTAATGTGAAGACTCACAAACTGCAGTTTCTACAGTTACTTGTACAGctaaaacctgaactgtcccatagaatagaaaagaaatactttattcatcgccaaggggaaattgtttcgaCATAGCAGCAGTACAAGAAAATAATTGCCTCCTTTCTCTCAGGCTATGGTGTATAAGACGAACCATATCATCATGACCATGGGCTCAGACTTCCAGTATGAGAATGCCAACCTGTGGTACAAGAACCTGGACAAGCTGATCCTCTACGTCAACGCCAAGCAGGCGAGCGGCAGCAGAGTCAATGTGCTCTATTCCACCCCCTCCTGTTACCTACAGGAACTGCACAGAGCAAACTTGAGCTGGTACGTGTCTGTGCCAGCAGAATGTCAGAATTATTGCCCTTAAACACAACGCTGCGAGACCTTTctcatctttcttctttttttccaatctTGGCCAAACCAGGGCTTTGAAAACGGACGACTTTTTCCCTTACGCAGACGGCGCTCACGATTTTTGGACCGGCTTCTTCACGAGCCGACCGGCGCTGAAACGATACGAGAGGATCAGCAACAGTAACCTGCAGGTCGTGTTTTAgaattaaaaatagaaatgttatgggtttttttgtttttttgtttgtttttgttgttgttttgtggctcagttgtttgttttttcccatgTTTTAGACGTGTAACCAGCTGGAGGTGCTCGGAGGCCCCGCCTCCAGGAAGGGACCCTTTGGAGAAGGCGACAGTCAGACCCtgagtgagtttgttttttttattctgaaatggAATAGAACAGCAGCGaatgggccacatggttggtgtactGCAGGGTTATTGATCCAGTTACATGTGCAGCTAGTACAATGAACTTGAGGCCTACATTGCAAATAAAAGACCAAATTCtcaagtgtgcgtgtgtgcgtgtgcgtgtgtgtgtgtgtgttctccgggttcatgtggaggataaaagccGTAGAAAATGGAAGGATGCATTTGGGCCTCACCCCGCTGTGATCACATATATCTTATTGTTGCTGTTGGCAGAGAAAGCCATGGCAGTGGCTCAGCACCACGATGCCGTGTCCGGCACAGAGAAGCAACATGTCGCCAACGACTACGCCAGGCGGCTGGCTCAAGGCTGGCAACACTGTCAGGTATTTTCAGCTTTACACTGTTCACCACATaatcatgtgtgtttatttacatatagatagatagatagattcctTTACTTGTACCTCCATGTGAAATCCAAAAGCAACTATTGTTGGATTTGATCGGAGCTGAAACTACTTGTTCCATATCGCGTGTGTTTGGTCTGCGGCTCCAGTTCAGATGTTTCCTGTGTCGTCCTCTCTCAGGTTGTGGTCAGTAACAGTCTCGCTGCTCTCAGCGGTTCATCGGCAGAGCGGTTCTACTGCGATAACCTCAACATCAGCGTGTGTCCGCTCACCGAGTCCAGCAAGAAGGTGACACAGAAATAGATATAACTGTACATTCGCTTCCTTTTATAATTGAACCTTTTAATAAATGTGCATGTTACGTTAAACATAGCTTGTGTTATAGCTCAGTAAATGGTgatcatctgtttgtgtgtctcgtCAGTTCTCGGTGGGCGTGTACAACCCTCTCGCTCGACCCGTCTCCTGGTCGGTGAGGCTGCCCGTGAATGGAACGGCGTATGTGATCTCTGACCCTAAAGGCAAACCTGTGGACTGTGAGGTGAGCGTTTCGCTTCATGTGGACGTGTTTTTGTTGGTCTTTAGATCGTTCAGCCACAGGCGGAcgttttctttgtctgtgttaATGATATACAGTGGTTtacactactttttttttggttttagaATATTCTAAATTCCCGTTGTTGAGCTAATGGCAGCttacaagatgcattcaaagaccccgGTAAATTGGATCAACAGCTTGTTGTTGACCAAATGCTTCCTGCCACCACCagtagaaagatttgtttttataaatgtagccatgatttgacaaaaacattagtttttttaatattttgtgaatAGTCACAGTAACTGATCATGTTCGAGCCAATAATCAAATactataaattaaaatatttcttTATGTATCGTCACTAATAATCAGTATAAGCGTTTTATGAACTAATGCTCTTTCACCTTAGTTATTGatgtacatttctgtgtgtgttgcaggtggtTCCAGTGTCCAGAGCCACGCGGGGGGTGAGGAGGAGCCGCGGGTTCGCTGTCAACGAGCTTGTGTTCCAGGttcaggctcctcctctggGCTACAGCACCTACTCTGTGTCCCTGCTCCAGGACGGGCCTCCGCCTGCTCCCACACACCACCGCACTCCCACAGCCATCCAGAACAAGGTCTCCACACGGCGTGGTTTATAATaagttttaattcattattttccgATCAAGGATGCAGTGTGCAatcaaacaaaggcagaataataacaacaaaaatcaccaaaagttacactgCTCCGGAGCCCCTCTGGTGACATAAAATGTGTGGCCATGCGTTACTAAGGCGTGGGAATGAAAATATTTGGGACTATAGCtgctagagctgaaacaattacttgattcatcgattactaaatgaatcgtcaactattttaataatcgatgaatcttttttaaaagctttttttcatgattaaaacaggatttctgattgtttcagcttcttaaatgtggatattttctggtttctttgctccatattaacaaagaaatcattcaaaagtgaatcattttggtttgtggacaaaaacaagacatttgagaacctcattatttcctggtttgacaAAGCTTTAAATGCACATACgagtattttctctttttttgtgtccatgttCCACAGTTCCTAAGAGTTACCTTTGACCCAGACACCGGCCTCTTGAGTAGCCTCAGCAACCTGGAGACCGAGCAGAGCATCAAACTGACGCAGAATTTCTACTGGTGAGTGTTTTTCATCCAACGAGAATGGAGGGAAAAGCATTTGAGCCAAGATGGCTGCCGGTCGCCTCCTTTGCTGTTCATTGCTGTTGTCGTGTAACCAGGTACAACGCCAGCGACGGCAACTCGGAGAGCAACCAGCCGTCGGGAGCCTACATTTTCAGGCCCAACTCGTCCACGCCGTTCATCATCAGTGAGTTTGCTAAGACGGAGACTGTGCAGGTACGAGAGCGAGGTGGTGTCACAAGAATGATGAATTTGTAAGggtttgtggggaaaaaaaaacacttaacaaaaggctcagctaataaaatctacatcagcaTACAgtaagtctttttttaacttgatattaaataagacttaaaaatcctgaaaactttAAGCGTTAATCTCCAGCATTTAGCACGTAAATGGAATCCCACTTCAGATCATTTGTCTTTattctagagctgaaacgattaatctattattaatcgattactaaatgaatcgacaactattttgatagtcgataaatcggtttgaagcttttttcatgattaaaacaagatttcctattctttaagcttcttaaatgtgagtattttcttaatttctttgctgtggataacaaagaaatcattcaaagtgaataattttggtttgtggacaaaacaagacatttgagaacatcatcatttccaaatttgacaaacaacgatcaacatttttcaattttttgatttgtttttaaattgttttctgatattttatggaccaaacgattaatcaagaaagtTGTTGGGGAAAGAAAGAGTTTGTATTAGACCaatggttcccaaacactgggttgggacccacagatgggtttCAGGagattagagctgcagctaatgattattttcataatcgattaatctgtcgattattttctcaattatcatttggtccataaaatatcagaaaaccttaaaaatcaatcaaagaTCAATGTTGATCAattatgaaatgatgatgttctcaaatgttcttgttttgtccacaaaccgaaatgatttcttttttatccagagaaaagaaatgacgaaaatattcatatttaagaagtttaaacaattgaaaatcttgttttaatcatgaaaaaagcttcaaaccgatgcaTCGATTATGacgtttttgtgtgtttacttaatCAAAAAGCCCAATGCCTCAGCATTCTGACCTCTCTACGAAACCCTTTGACAACTTTGAAAAATGTGCCAATTTtcggggagtgcagcagttccctgaccccACTTTTGAATCCGCTCATTTACGTGGGGGGACAACGCTCAACAACGCTCACAAATGACCGGAAAGCCACGGACAGAATGATCATCTGAAGGATAACGATAGGGTTCCTCGCAGTCACTGCCTGTTGTTCGTGGCTCGGGTCATAATAATAGATTGCGTTGTGTGTTTAGACGTCAGTGGTGCAGGAGGTGAGGCAGTGGTTCGCTCCCTGGGTGTCTCAGGTGGTTCGTCTCTACGCTGACAGCAGAGCTCTGGAGCTGGAGTGGACAGTCGGACCTCTGCCCATAGAGTGAGTATGAGCCCACTACAGGTCAggatttttttatgtatgtatatacataaacatatgtgtgtgtatgtgtgtatgtgtatatatatatatatatatatgtgtgtatatatatgtatatatatatatatgtgtgtatatatatgtatatatatatatatatatatatatatatgtatatatatgtgtgtatatatgtatatatatgtatatatatatatatgtatatatgtatatatatatatgtatgtatatatgtatatatgtatatatatatatatatatgtgtgtatatgtatatatatgtgtatatgtgtatatgtatatatatgtgtatatatatatatgtatatatatgtatatatatatgtatatatatatgtatatgtatatatatatatatatgtgtatatgtatatgtgtttatgtatatgtgtgtgtatatatatgtgtatatatatgtatatatgtatatatatgtgtatatatatatatacatatacacatatatatgtgtatatgtatatatgtatatatatatatttgtatatatatgtatatatatgtgtatatatatatatatatatatatatataatgtgtgtgtgtatatatatatatatatataatgtgtgtgtatatatgtatatatatatatgtatatgtgtatatatgtatatatatatatatagtgtgtgtgtatatatatatatatatatatatatatatatatatgtgtgtatatatgtgtgtatatatatatatatgtatatgtatattcatttttttcttcctcctcatcagtGACAGTCTGGGGAAGGAGGTGATCACTCGCCTGGACACCAGCATTAAAAGTTCCGAATTCTTCTACACCGACTCCAACGGCAGAGAGATGCTGCAGAGGAAGTAAGATGTCGACTGTCTTTACAGCCCTGCAGACTGTGAACattggaaaatgatgatgttctcgaatgtctggttttttgtccactaaccaaaatgattcagtttttattgatttctttgtttcgtggagcaaagaaaccagaagatgttcacgtttaagaagccggatcaatcagaaatcttgttttaatcatgaaaaaagcctcaaacccaataataatcgattcatcgaatAATTGTTCCAGCTCTACAGTCACAACGGTACATTTGTTCTGTCAGCTTTCAGGCTCTTGGGAAGATCCACCTCACTTCATCTTTTCACCTTTCCAGCTGCGATTGTGTTGGGGACAAACTGCGAAACCTGCGGCTTCAAAACTGTTGTTTCCGAGACAAAGATTCTGTgttctgaactgaactgaaccctctaaaaagttcaaaggtcaaacagTCAGACTCCAGTTCCATTATGAAcggttttacattaaaaacaatgtttctTGTTTCCCCACAGGAAAGACTTTAGACCCACATGGAACCTGAAGCAGACGGAGCCCATCGCTGGAAACTACTACCCCATCAACTCCCGAGCATTCATcaaggtctgtctgtctgtctgtctgtctgtctgtctgtctgtctgtgtctgtgtgtgtctgtctgtctgtctgtctgtgtgtgtctgtgtgtctgtgtctgtgtacacATGCCTATTTAAGGCAACTTgaacaggctttttgaggattcagatctggttttaaggttagaattAGGGTTTAGGTTAAAGACATCTGGCTCCCCGGTCCCTCTGCTGTGGCTCCTTGTGGCTTTGAAAAAACCTTTTCtatttcaaagtgaacaccTTTTTATTTAGAGATCAAGAcgacaaataaaagtgaatattttgtgcGTTAGGTCAAATGTGTTACTGAAAACTAACCCAAACCTGGCAAAACTTTTTAACTGTAGTCCGTCTTTGGATCCACACACTTACTCATCCGATTTCTCAAGCGTGAACTGTATGAAAtccaaatattgatttatttatttaattttccacAAACAATGGAAGAACCAGGTCGACGTAATTCTATGTTTTGTTTCAAAGCAATGAAAATATCAACAGTTTTCCTATTTGTATTTCTTAAATTTCATTAACGTAACAATCTAATCATTCTTTTAATGAATGTAACAAACTAATCATTCTTTTATATAAAGTATATCTGTACAGGAAACTTTATTATGTAATCTTATCTTAATACACGTCTCTTTATACTAAATGTGACTCAATTGTCTCGGTTTATGTGAGGATTTCTAAATATATTCTTCAgttcaaatcaatcaaatcattCATTCCAAGTGCAGTGTTTAGTCTTAATTTCTATTTCTCGTTTTATGATcatgtgctgtttttattgCCTCGCTgtggtaataaaaaaacattccgTTGTTTTTGGTCGTCCAGGACGACGTGGATCAGCTCACCGTGGTGACCGACCGCTCGCAGGGAGGAGGAAGCATCCACAACGGCTCTCTGGAAATCATGGTGGGACACAAATTCATGTTTGCATGTTAACCTGCttcaacaaagacacacacagacacacacacgtgcactgaATCCCCCCCGGCTCCTCCCCCCTCAGCTCCACCGCCGCCTGTTGCACGACGACGCGCGCGGCGTCGGCGAGCCGCTCAACGAGTTTTCCAGAATCTTCCCCGAGGGGCTGGTGGTCCGCGGCCGCCTGCTGCTCTCCCTCGACCGCCCGCCCGCCGCCGCCGACACACACCGCCCCCTGGCGCAGGAGGTGGTACTGCAGCCGCTGCTGACGTTCACTCACGGAGACCCGAGCCCGAACACTCGACTGGAGGTGAGAAACTTTACAGTTCACTCAGtcaagttaagttaaggttaatgTGATTCCTGTAAAGGGTTCTTCCTTGGGTTGAAATAAGATTATTGATGCCTCCTcgacaggaagaaaaaacagcttttagCTTTATATATCTGGTGctttttatgtgtgtctgtagtCTGgtagtaaaatgaaaaaaaaaaagagtgccgTCAGTTTAACGCGTTATTAACGGCGTAATCAAgttgacaaatgtttttatcGTCTTCAGTTGCAatacaaagacataaaacatcaaTAAGTATGAAAAGGTACttgaagaaattaaaaaatatgcaGGTGTTAGTGGTatactgcagtttttttcttctttttttcattttataagCGTGTACATGAACAGGTGGACATCAATGATATCCCACATACAAGTGTTCCCTTATTACATATCGTGATCagtgaacaaaacaacacaagaacaGTAGACTACAAAGCTGTCATATACACTACAAAATGAGTCATTAAAGTGTGtcatgattcgtgctgatatcggatcgatatcggtatcggccaatactcgaggctgcaatatcgg encodes:
- the man2b1 gene encoding lysosomal alpha-mannosidase — protein: MIRGSFSNMAALSPRLVAAVLCLLTGVLTFPLGPDSERPATCGYESCHATKANMLNVHLVPHTHDDVGWLKTVDQYFYGDRNDIQHAGVQYILDSVVDQLLKNPDRRFIYVETAFFYRWWKQQSSSMQQTVKQLVNEGRLEFVNGGWCMSDEATTHYSAVIDQMTMGLRFLNETFGACGRPRVAWHIDPFGHAREHASMFAQMGYDGFFFGRLDYQDRDRRMRSKEQELLWRASDSLTPPMADLFTGILPNGYNPPTGFCWDQLCDDPPIRDDPDLEDYNVDDVVKRFLVIANSQAMVYKTNHIIMTMGSDFQYENANLWYKNLDKLILYVNAKQASGSRVNVLYSTPSCYLQELHRANLSWALKTDDFFPYADGAHDFWTGFFTSRPALKRYERISNSNLQTCNQLEVLGGPASRKGPFGEGDSQTLKKAMAVAQHHDAVSGTEKQHVANDYARRLAQGWQHCQVVVSNSLAALSGSSAERFYCDNLNISVCPLTESSKKFSVGVYNPLARPVSWSVRLPVNGTAYVISDPKGKPVDCEVVPVSRATRGVRRSRGFAVNELVFQVQAPPLGYSTYSVSLLQDGPPPAPTHHRTPTAIQNKFLRVTFDPDTGLLSSLSNLETEQSIKLTQNFYWYNASDGNSESNQPSGAYIFRPNSSTPFIISEFAKTETVQTSVVQEVRQWFAPWVSQVVRLYADSRALELEWTVGPLPIDDSLGKEVITRLDTSIKSSEFFYTDSNGREMLQRKKDFRPTWNLKQTEPIAGNYYPINSRAFIKDDVDQLTVVTDRSQGGGSIHNGSLEIMLHRRLLHDDARGVGEPLNEFSRIFPEGLVVRGRLLLSLDRPPAAADTHRPLAQEVVLQPLLTFTHGDPSPNTRLEFSGLQAALPPAVHLLTLTQWDPDTVLLRLEHQFQSQESKVNSQPVTVNLQKLFSTLDVLGVSELNLSANQWRDEMTRMAWTPQTDKMTSPPLKTFRGHSSTWEVTLKPMEIRTFLLRVSVR